One region of Vibrio cidicii genomic DNA includes:
- a CDS encoding diguanylate cyclase has protein sequence MLGELQKRQDRATVLVVDDELISREVIKECLSSAFNVITASSGEEAIVLATEASPDLVILDIMMEKIDGWSTCSIMKSSPHICHIPIIFATSCEDDDAQLRCWEAGCVDFITKPINFATLEHRVKTHVTHKLQTEHLETLSKRDVLTKVLSRRALEEDYPVIAGHCRRSGSPCSILIADIDDFKLYNDTYGHLPGDNALCAVAKVLSDTLKRVTDRIYRFGGEEFVIILPNADFHGAKLVASRLNSALEQQWIEHAASPMGCITISIGGVSCRVEEMPTDVTQVLGIADGALYQAKALGKNGNVVVKMAATKPKQVLG, from the coding sequence GTGCTAGGTGAGTTGCAAAAGCGGCAGGATAGGGCGACCGTGCTTGTGGTTGATGATGAGTTGATCAGCCGTGAAGTTATTAAGGAGTGCCTGTCGTCTGCGTTTAATGTTATTACTGCGAGCAGTGGTGAGGAGGCAATAGTCCTTGCTACTGAAGCGTCGCCAGATTTAGTCATACTCGACATCATGATGGAAAAGATTGATGGGTGGAGCACTTGTTCCATCATGAAATCTTCGCCACACATCTGTCATATACCTATCATTTTCGCCACTTCTTGCGAAGACGACGATGCTCAGCTCCGCTGCTGGGAAGCTGGATGCGTTGATTTCATTACTAAACCGATCAATTTTGCTACCTTAGAACACCGAGTGAAAACACATGTCACGCACAAATTGCAAACTGAACATTTGGAAACCTTATCCAAACGTGATGTTCTTACTAAGGTTCTGAGTCGTCGCGCATTGGAAGAAGATTATCCGGTTATCGCGGGTCATTGCCGCCGTAGCGGTTCTCCTTGCTCCATTCTGATTGCTGATATTGACGACTTCAAGTTGTATAACGACACCTATGGCCATCTTCCTGGAGACAACGCGCTATGTGCGGTAGCGAAAGTGTTAAGCGACACCTTAAAGCGTGTCACCGATAGAATTTATCGTTTTGGCGGTGAAGAGTTCGTTATCATTTTGCCCAACGCGGATTTTCACGGCGCAAAATTGGTAGCGAGCCGACTGAATTCGGCGTTAGAGCAACAGTGGATAGAGCATGCAGCGAGCCCTATGGGATGCATCACCATCAGTATCGGCGGCGTATCTTGTCGTGTAGAAGAGATGCCAACTGACGTGACACAGGTTCTCGGGATCGCAGACGGTGCCCTCTATCAAGCAAAAGCGTTAGGGAAGAATGGTAATGTTGTGGTGAAAATGGCAGCGACAAAGCCTAAGCAAGTTCTTGGTTGA
- a CDS encoding response regulator, translating to MSSSNTQFDVSILIVDDEQTNLIIMEEALRGLGRIISTTNPLQALDLAAVHLPKVTILDIEMPTLNGLSLCKQLLENPDTANTAVIFITSHNETDLEYQSFEYGAVDFIAKPIDMRLCRLRVLNQLQLRVQSDALSVAKGDLQDLLTQLPIFVSYWSPQWETTLL from the coding sequence ATGTCATCAAGTAATACGCAATTTGACGTCAGCATTTTAATCGTGGATGACGAGCAAACCAATTTGATCATAATGGAAGAAGCACTGCGTGGTCTGGGACGCATCATCTCTACCACCAATCCGTTGCAAGCTCTTGATCTTGCTGCGGTCCACCTACCAAAAGTGACGATTCTTGATATTGAGATGCCCACGCTCAATGGCTTAAGCCTGTGTAAGCAGTTATTGGAAAATCCAGACACCGCCAACACCGCTGTTATTTTTATCACCTCGCACAACGAAACCGACCTGGAGTACCAATCGTTTGAGTACGGAGCGGTAGATTTTATTGCCAAACCAATTGACATGCGCCTCTGCCGTTTACGAGTGCTGAATCAACTGCAATTGCGTGTTCAATCCGATGCGTTATCAGTCGCCAAAGGCGATTTGCAAGACTTACTCACCCAGCTACCCATTTTCGTCTCTTATTGGTCACCGCAGTGGGAAACGACGCTTTTGTAA
- a CDS encoding EAL domain-containing protein, translated as MRYQSPKAICKTYSPSYPFSSLIGHRSGKRRFCNDYSKNWFGLSTDKELDREASIDMVLPEALAQRIRREVCCQHDQNNLVFRYELNTYVAGTKHLDIHVKRRITDDKLTGYIVTAVDMTNIVNTQLALTEEKEWLNVTLNSIGDAVIATDINAHITFMNPIAESMTGWRQAQAKGKHIEEIMLLCDATTEQKSFNPILLALKEQRTVAMALNCQLTSRDNKVYRVEDSAAPIRNNQGQVIGAIIVFHDVSEAIAMSVKMSHLANHDQLTDLPNRVLLHDRLNNAMRITQIQKRRLAMLLIDIDNFKYINDTQGHHVGDLLIKKLATRLAEHCLPDFTIARAGGDEFIIIATNVSNLGTIDSFATDLQLAINHPFYINGTAHRITASIGISIYPDDADNEEKLLRYADTAMYRAKKQGKQQHCFFSQDLESELLHRHHVEIQLRQAIERNALEVLFQPQYNLQDHAIVGCEALVRLRDTNDSLISPLDFIPIAEETGLINQLGLQVMMKSCRMAKQMLDDGMPTRFSVNVAAKQFANPGFANEVSAVLQETQLPSHLLELEVTESALMNDFETTRNILLSIKALGVSISIDDFGTGYSSLSYLKAFPIDELKIDRAFVRDMTKDEQSFNIVKTVVHLAKSLGLTLVAEGIETAHEEKLLHELECELGQGFLFSRPVTYDMLRTLVENVNYVKV; from the coding sequence ATGCGTTATCAGTCGCCAAAGGCGATTTGCAAGACTTACTCACCCAGCTACCCATTTTCGTCTCTTATTGGTCACCGCAGTGGGAAACGACGCTTTTGTAATGATTACAGCAAAAATTGGTTTGGTCTCAGCACCGACAAAGAGCTGGATAGAGAGGCCAGTATCGATATGGTTTTGCCGGAAGCGCTCGCACAGCGCATTCGCAGAGAAGTTTGCTGTCAGCACGATCAGAATAATCTCGTATTTCGCTATGAACTCAATACCTATGTTGCGGGGACCAAACATTTAGATATCCATGTGAAACGACGTATTACCGATGATAAATTAACTGGCTACATCGTCACCGCCGTCGATATGACCAATATCGTCAATACTCAACTCGCCTTAACCGAAGAAAAAGAGTGGCTTAACGTTACGTTAAATTCTATTGGCGATGCCGTCATTGCTACTGATATTAACGCACACATCACCTTCATGAATCCAATCGCCGAAAGCATGACAGGTTGGCGGCAAGCACAAGCCAAAGGCAAACATATTGAAGAGATAATGCTGTTGTGCGATGCGACCACGGAACAAAAGAGTTTTAATCCAATCTTGTTGGCGCTAAAAGAACAGCGCACCGTCGCCATGGCATTGAACTGCCAACTCACTTCAAGAGACAACAAAGTGTATCGGGTGGAAGATTCTGCTGCCCCCATTCGTAACAATCAAGGCCAAGTTATTGGTGCTATTATTGTTTTTCACGATGTGAGTGAAGCGATTGCCATGTCGGTAAAAATGAGTCATTTGGCCAATCACGATCAATTGACTGATCTGCCCAATCGCGTGCTACTGCACGATAGACTCAATAACGCCATGCGCATTACACAAATTCAAAAACGGCGTCTCGCGATGCTGTTGATTGATATCGATAACTTCAAATATATCAACGATACGCAAGGGCACCACGTCGGAGATTTACTGATCAAAAAACTCGCTACCCGCTTAGCGGAACACTGTCTTCCTGATTTCACCATAGCCAGAGCTGGTGGAGATGAGTTCATTATCATCGCCACCAATGTCTCCAATCTCGGCACGATTGACTCTTTTGCCACTGATTTGCAGCTTGCCATCAATCATCCGTTTTATATCAACGGTACGGCCCATCGAATCACCGCCAGCATCGGCATTAGCATCTACCCCGATGATGCCGATAATGAAGAAAAGCTATTGCGTTATGCAGACACGGCAATGTACCGGGCGAAGAAACAGGGTAAGCAGCAACACTGCTTCTTCTCGCAAGATTTAGAGTCCGAACTGCTTCATCGCCATCACGTTGAAATTCAGCTCAGACAGGCGATTGAGCGTAATGCACTGGAGGTGCTATTCCAGCCGCAGTACAACCTGCAAGACCACGCTATTGTCGGCTGTGAAGCACTGGTTAGGTTAAGAGATACCAATGACAGCCTGATCTCACCACTCGATTTTATCCCAATCGCCGAAGAAACCGGCCTTATCAACCAGCTCGGTTTGCAAGTGATGATGAAAAGTTGCCGCATGGCAAAGCAGATGCTCGACGACGGCATGCCGACACGCTTTTCTGTCAATGTCGCGGCGAAACAGTTCGCCAACCCCGGCTTTGCCAACGAGGTCAGCGCTGTTCTTCAAGAAACTCAGTTACCTAGCCACTTGTTGGAGTTGGAAGTCACCGAGAGCGCCTTAATGAATGACTTCGAAACCACCAGAAATATACTGTTGAGCATTAAAGCACTGGGTGTGTCCATTTCTATCGACGATTTCGGCACTGGCTACTCAAGCCTCTCTTATCTCAAAGCCTTCCCAATCGATGAGCTGAAAATCGATAGGGCATTTGTTAGGGATATGACCAAAGATGAGCAGAGTTTCAACATTGTAAAAACTGTCGTTCATCTGGCCAAATCACTGGGCTTAACACTCGTTGCCGAAGGCATTGAAACTGCACATGAAGAAAAGCTTCTGCATGAGTTAGAGTGCGAACTAGGCCAAGGCTTTTTGTTCTCTCGCCCAGTCACTTATGACATGCTGCGCACATTGGTAGAGAATGTTAACTATGTGAAGGTGTGA
- a CDS encoding DUF2999 family protein, which produces MNPILAMLKENNIGDEQINELFQVLTQNPLAAMMTISQLGLPQDQLQALMAQVMQNPALLKEAVEELGLDFSKVEEAKAKLQS; this is translated from the coding sequence ATGAACCCAATTCTGGCGATGTTGAAAGAAAACAATATTGGCGATGAGCAGATTAATGAGCTTTTCCAAGTGCTAACGCAAAATCCACTAGCCGCGATGATGACCATCTCCCAGCTCGGTTTGCCTCAAGATCAGTTGCAAGCGCTGATGGCGCAAGTGATGCAAAACCCCGCTCTGCTCAAAGAAGCGGTGGAAGAGCTTGGCCTTGATTTTTCTAAAGTCGAAGAAGCAAAAGCGAAACTGCAGTCGTAA
- a CDS encoding ABC transporter substrate-binding protein, with protein MTNKWIGALSLLFCSQLMASELVIESWRGDDKALWEQKIIPAFEAVHPDIKVKFHPVQNVNYMPTLWQNLKAGKAGDLITCRPFDDSLALFKAGHLAELTEMAGMENFPSFAQAPWQTDSGAQTFCVPMASVIHGFFYNKTIFNQLGLSVPQTRDQFFAVLDKVKADGRYVPLSMSGSESWVSSELGFQNIGPNYWKGEDGRLALINGQERLDDPQYVEVFEELARWRKYLGSGGESRDYGTSNELFTSGKAAFYVAGSWEIAPFTGKVDFGVMRPPVAKAGEGCFFTDHTDIGMGMNPASKNPQAAKAFLQWLTTPQFAELYTNSLPGFFSLSNHFFDVTNPAAREMMEWRDQCDSTIRVATQILSRGTPKLGDELAEVSQAVLLGKMAPKAAAERLEAGLQGWYAPHQNMPEKEPSCQCVEATSNVMPADAMALQESQMSTLFEEPSEATIEN; from the coding sequence ATGACCAACAAGTGGATTGGAGCGTTGAGTCTCCTGTTTTGTAGCCAATTGATGGCAAGTGAACTGGTGATCGAAAGCTGGCGTGGTGATGATAAAGCGTTGTGGGAGCAAAAAATCATCCCGGCCTTTGAAGCGGTTCACCCTGACATCAAGGTTAAATTTCATCCGGTGCAGAACGTCAACTACATGCCGACCCTGTGGCAAAACCTCAAGGCAGGTAAAGCGGGTGACTTAATCACCTGTCGCCCGTTTGATGACTCATTAGCGCTGTTTAAAGCGGGGCATCTTGCTGAGTTGACAGAAATGGCAGGGATGGAAAACTTCCCCAGTTTTGCGCAAGCACCATGGCAAACCGACTCCGGAGCGCAGACCTTCTGTGTGCCGATGGCATCGGTGATTCATGGTTTCTTTTACAACAAAACCATCTTTAACCAGTTGGGTTTGAGTGTGCCACAAACACGCGATCAGTTCTTTGCGGTGCTGGATAAAGTGAAAGCCGATGGCCGTTATGTGCCGCTATCTATGAGCGGTTCAGAAAGCTGGGTTTCCTCTGAGCTCGGTTTTCAAAATATCGGCCCCAACTACTGGAAGGGAGAAGATGGCCGCTTGGCGCTGATTAATGGTCAGGAACGTTTGGACGATCCGCAATACGTTGAAGTATTTGAAGAACTGGCCCGTTGGCGCAAATATCTTGGTTCGGGGGGCGAAAGTCGCGATTATGGCACCAGTAACGAGCTGTTCACCTCAGGAAAAGCGGCGTTTTATGTCGCGGGATCGTGGGAAATTGCCCCTTTCACTGGCAAGGTGGATTTTGGCGTAATGCGCCCACCGGTGGCAAAAGCGGGCGAAGGTTGTTTTTTTACTGACCATACCGACATCGGCATGGGGATGAATCCGGCGAGCAAAAATCCGCAAGCGGCGAAAGCGTTCTTGCAGTGGCTGACCACGCCTCAGTTTGCCGAGCTTTACACCAACTCGCTTCCCGGTTTCTTCTCGCTTTCAAACCATTTCTTTGATGTCACCAACCCTGCGGCAAGGGAGATGATGGAGTGGCGCGATCAGTGTGATTCCACCATTCGCGTGGCGACGCAAATTCTCTCGCGCGGCACGCCCAAGTTGGGCGATGAACTGGCCGAGGTAAGCCAAGCGGTGTTGCTTGGCAAAATGGCACCGAAAGCGGCGGCTGAGCGTTTAGAAGCTGGACTGCAAGGTTGGTACGCACCCCATCAAAACATGCCAGAGAAAGAGCCAAGTTGTCAGTGTGTTGAGGCCACGTCGAACGTAATGCCCGCTGATGCCATGGCTTTACAGGAGTCCCAAATGAGTACTTTGTTTGAGGAGCCGAGTGAGGCGACGATTGAGAACTGA
- a CDS encoding zinc-dependent alcohol dehydrogenase family protein, whose protein sequence is MMINTRVKQCCFGPAKESLTLEEVELQPLEADKIRVQIEATNINPSDLLSIQGVGQYRRVHVPPRVPGFEAVGRIVDIGISDSEFLLGQKVLVAMGGTCQQYVDAAPDNLFLLPPSLDNGYACQLYINALTAWVITQKVAQLSQKDVVIVNAAGSAIGKIYAQLSRSLGFRLIAVTSNPQHYPYQNLAVLNANQDLNSQIQTRGLPTPTVAFDAIGGQAGTALAHTLGRKAQFINYGTLSLTPYDNVFFQCIKQREINFSTFFLRYWEESVGKVVRKEVFAEMLAHFLTQHIALDIERKLPLAKFQSAIESIENPANRRQGKIILTL, encoded by the coding sequence ATGATGATAAACACCCGAGTTAAGCAATGTTGTTTTGGCCCGGCCAAAGAGTCCTTAACGCTCGAAGAGGTTGAGCTTCAACCGCTTGAGGCAGACAAAATCCGCGTTCAAATTGAAGCGACCAACATCAACCCTAGTGATCTACTTTCGATTCAAGGTGTCGGGCAGTATCGTCGTGTGCATGTTCCGCCACGAGTACCTGGCTTCGAAGCAGTTGGGAGAATTGTGGATATTGGAATAAGCGACAGTGAGTTTCTTCTTGGGCAAAAAGTGCTGGTGGCGATGGGAGGCACGTGTCAGCAATATGTCGATGCAGCGCCCGACAATCTCTTTTTACTGCCACCGTCACTGGACAACGGCTACGCGTGTCAGCTTTACATTAATGCACTTACCGCTTGGGTTATCACGCAGAAGGTAGCGCAATTGAGCCAAAAGGATGTGGTGATAGTGAACGCGGCAGGCTCTGCGATAGGTAAAATATATGCTCAGCTTTCACGTTCGCTCGGTTTTCGCTTGATTGCGGTCACATCAAATCCACAGCACTACCCCTACCAGAATCTTGCCGTTCTCAATGCCAATCAAGACCTCAATTCGCAGATCCAAACCCGCGGTTTGCCCACGCCGACAGTGGCTTTCGATGCGATTGGTGGTCAGGCTGGCACGGCTTTGGCTCATACGCTTGGCCGTAAAGCCCAATTTATCAATTACGGCACACTTTCACTCACGCCTTATGACAACGTATTCTTCCAATGTATCAAACAGCGGGAGATCAATTTCAGTACTTTTTTCCTGCGCTATTGGGAAGAGTCGGTTGGGAAAGTCGTAAGAAAAGAAGTCTTTGCCGAGATGTTAGCGCATTTTCTAACCCAACATATTGCCCTTGATATCGAGCGTAAGCTGCCATTAGCTAAATTTCAAAGCGCGATCGAATCGATTGAAAACCCAGCGAACAGGCGACAAGGTAAGATCATTCTGACGTTGTAA
- a CDS encoding STAS domain-containing protein — MQQLSSLSMPYLLGQEREKGSHSMSGYHSFELCYLAAVYGNLLIHKQPMDLYFKPLPNGFQNRVLRVAPDILPQDSIVIESVSIDGQPYDKFDAKALTVDLPQSDSRLSVKVRLTPTSGVDHFKVQAEKQAEACVVRLSGAFDERAIPTFSQYVGDMEGSSRLVMECSQLDSICPAAIREILFIKQKLSIDERLCFVAVNESVQKSLQNSEIFSEIELYSSLDQALSAKR, encoded by the coding sequence GTGCAGCAGCTATCCAGTCTAAGTATGCCTTATCTGCTTGGGCAAGAACGAGAAAAAGGCAGCCATAGCATGAGTGGTTATCACTCGTTTGAGCTCTGTTACTTGGCGGCTGTATACGGCAACTTGCTCATCCATAAACAGCCGATGGATTTATACTTCAAGCCGCTGCCGAACGGATTTCAAAATCGAGTTCTCCGCGTCGCGCCAGATATCTTGCCGCAGGATTCCATCGTGATTGAGTCGGTATCGATTGATGGCCAGCCTTATGACAAGTTTGATGCCAAGGCATTAACCGTCGACTTGCCGCAGTCGGACAGCCGTTTATCGGTAAAAGTCAGACTCACGCCAACCAGCGGCGTCGATCACTTTAAAGTGCAGGCCGAGAAACAAGCGGAGGCGTGTGTGGTACGTCTATCCGGCGCTTTTGATGAGCGCGCTATCCCGACTTTTAGTCAGTATGTCGGTGACATGGAGGGCAGCAGCCGTTTGGTAATGGAATGCAGTCAACTGGATTCCATTTGCCCGGCGGCGATCCGCGAGATCCTGTTTATCAAACAGAAGTTGTCGATAGACGAACGTCTGTGTTTTGTTGCGGTGAATGAGTCTGTGCAGAAATCGCTGCAAAACAGTGAGATTTTTAGTGAAATCGAACTCTACTCTTCATTGGATCAGGCGCTAAGCGCAAAACGTTAA
- a CDS encoding GlyGly-CTERM sorting domain-containing protein (This protein contains a GlyGly-CTERM protein-sorting domain, as detected by TIGR03501. These domains are found at the C-terminus of secreted proteins in organisms that possess both rhombosortase, which is an intramembrane serine proteinase (see TIGR03902), and a type II secretion system (T2SS). In at least some cases, such as VesB from Vibrio cholerae, cleavage by rhombosortase is followed first by attachment of a glycerophosphoethanolamine-containing moiety, then by transport by the T2SS across the outer membrane and release into the medium in soluble form.) produces MSTRALSDEYVPRGIVTNNGTFVFYDKRVGKLLEFDAQLTVLREQAFQSCIGEVGYFRCQETDSEEYILIDPNTGGKFDTIDDVPKLTHKLNVTYEHPNTTITDQDGTVLFDAPAGNRADLTFSLADNMLAFERSNSTDVLVVDMQGNEIKFIENDIKAQIAFHPAGYVMISSMLLRSVNVVEMPELKMTNFRTVDYLGTRNPDIINYYNISINDSNGGNDAQDTSRDSSTGGGGGSISIWSILIAAALMFRRKYAIH; encoded by the coding sequence TTGTCTACTCGCGCCTTATCAGACGAATATGTGCCTAGAGGAATCGTCACAAACAATGGGACATTTGTATTTTATGACAAACGCGTTGGTAAACTACTTGAGTTCGACGCCCAACTAACAGTGTTAAGAGAACAAGCTTTTCAATCATGCATAGGTGAAGTTGGCTACTTTCGTTGTCAAGAGACTGACAGTGAAGAGTATATTTTAATCGATCCTAACACTGGCGGAAAATTTGACACTATTGACGATGTTCCAAAGCTGACTCATAAGCTTAATGTTACTTATGAGCATCCAAACACTACGATCACAGATCAAGATGGTACAGTATTGTTTGATGCGCCAGCCGGTAACAGAGCTGATTTGACATTTTCACTAGCGGATAACATGCTAGCATTTGAGAGAAGTAACAGTACCGACGTTCTTGTTGTAGATATGCAAGGTAATGAGATCAAATTTATCGAAAACGATATAAAAGCTCAGATAGCTTTCCATCCTGCAGGCTATGTTATGATAAGCTCTATGCTTCTTCGTAGTGTCAACGTGGTGGAGATGCCAGAGCTAAAGATGACGAACTTTAGAACTGTAGACTACCTAGGAACCCGCAACCCCGACATCATCAACTACTACAATATTTCCATCAACGATAGTAACGGCGGTAACGATGCACAAGACACCTCTAGAGATTCCTCCACAGGCGGCGGTGGCGGCAGTATCTCTATCTGGAGCATACTAATTGCTGCAGCTTTAATGTTCCGCCGTAAGTACGCCATTCATTAA
- a CDS encoding HIT family protein → MPSSDACIICAINSDNLQHYRIAEQNGLKAVLDIFPIAEGHVLILSRSHASHLEQLSAEEHAELFQFAHQIGKKMFEVLEDVSDYTLVVNNGRDAGQHIPHVHIHLIPRRKGDNLRFYWRLMTRFINPISPLSAKTRLAQMHLRWINAG, encoded by the coding sequence TTGCCAAGTAGTGACGCATGCATCATTTGCGCTATTAATAGCGACAACTTACAACACTATCGGATTGCTGAGCAAAATGGGTTAAAAGCCGTACTCGACATCTTCCCGATAGCCGAAGGTCATGTGCTGATTCTAAGCCGCAGCCACGCCTCTCATCTTGAGCAACTCTCTGCCGAAGAACACGCAGAGCTGTTTCAGTTTGCGCATCAAATCGGCAAGAAGATGTTTGAGGTGCTGGAGGACGTGAGTGATTACACACTGGTGGTTAATAATGGCCGCGACGCTGGGCAACACATACCGCATGTACACATTCACCTGATCCCTCGCCGCAAAGGCGATAACCTCCGCTTTTATTGGCGCTTAATGACTCGATTTATCAATCCAATCAGCCCATTGAGCGCCAAAACGCGTCTCGCGCAAATGCATCTACGCTGGATTAACGCAGGGTAA
- a CDS encoding AMP-binding protein: MVELPSIYNPAEVFFTESIDTFIDDVKYARPTAFLSVPRLWTKFQSKILAKMPNNRLQLLLKIPFVGQLVARKIRENLGLQECVLFGSGSAPISPEVLLWFHKIGISIGEGWGMTESSGLSCSNVPFDFNHLGTIGTPQPCVEMKLSAEGEVLIKGDAVFSTYYNNEEATQAAFEDGWFKTGDKAELKADGSWKIIGRVKEQFKTSKGKYVSPVPIESSLGRNPDIEQVCVIGVGRKQPIALIVLGEGTHGHTSQVRKELKETLIKVNQELEAHEKLDHLIVVEEPWSIENGLLTPTLKLKRDQIEQRYHHLLSLNLPYKVILESKIKDVDEHSKPVYAKRVSVGA; this comes from the coding sequence GTGGTTGAACTGCCTTCGATCTACAATCCTGCGGAAGTCTTTTTTACCGAGTCCATCGATACCTTCATTGACGACGTTAAGTACGCTCGTCCAACGGCTTTTCTGTCCGTACCGAGACTGTGGACGAAATTTCAGTCGAAAATATTGGCAAAAATGCCGAACAATCGTTTGCAACTGCTGCTCAAAATTCCCTTTGTTGGTCAGCTTGTGGCAAGAAAGATACGCGAAAATTTAGGGCTGCAAGAGTGCGTACTATTTGGCTCTGGCAGTGCGCCTATCTCTCCTGAGGTCCTGCTTTGGTTCCACAAAATTGGCATCAGTATTGGTGAAGGTTGGGGGATGACTGAAAGCTCAGGTCTGTCGTGCAGCAACGTGCCGTTTGATTTTAATCACCTAGGTACCATTGGCACGCCGCAACCTTGTGTCGAAATGAAGTTATCGGCGGAAGGGGAAGTGTTGATTAAAGGCGATGCCGTGTTTTCCACGTACTACAACAACGAAGAAGCGACGCAAGCCGCCTTTGAAGATGGTTGGTTTAAAACCGGAGACAAAGCGGAGTTGAAGGCGGACGGTTCTTGGAAAATTATTGGTCGGGTGAAAGAGCAGTTTAAAACCAGCAAAGGCAAGTACGTCTCGCCGGTACCCATTGAAAGTAGCTTAGGACGAAATCCGGACATCGAACAGGTGTGCGTGATTGGCGTTGGTCGAAAACAACCGATCGCACTTATTGTGTTGGGAGAAGGCACTCATGGGCATACCTCTCAGGTAAGAAAAGAGCTTAAGGAGACGTTAATAAAGGTCAACCAAGAGCTTGAAGCGCATGAAAAGCTGGATCACTTAATCGTGGTGGAAGAGCCTTGGAGCATCGAAAACGGCCTGCTTACCCCAACGTTGAAACTGAAAAGAGATCAAATTGAGCAACGTTACCATCACTTACTCAGTTTAAATTTGCCCTATAAAGTGATTTTAGAGAGCAAAATCAAAGATGTAGATGAGCACTCTAAACCTGTCTATGCCAAGCGAGTTTCGGTGGGCGCTTAA
- a CDS encoding AMP-binding protein, whose amino-acid sequence MSNYRTPLDQLKINVKQHPDKVWLHQPVDRQWHTYTWLEADTAARKVAKGLLDAGLVAGDKVSIIAKNSAEWYICDLAIMMAGLISVPIYPTASADNIKYVIEHSGVKAMFIGKLDDSKELCQALPDSLITIAMPSAKVDCQLDWHAWLSKLEPLAEVNTPALSDTFSIIYTSGSTGLAKGVLLSYLNVASSAISGSEIFFQSEATRVMSYLPLAHITETLRG is encoded by the coding sequence ATGAGCAACTACCGCACGCCTTTAGACCAGTTGAAAATCAACGTTAAGCAACATCCTGATAAAGTCTGGCTACATCAACCTGTTGATCGACAATGGCATACCTACACTTGGCTAGAGGCGGACACGGCCGCCAGAAAGGTAGCGAAAGGGTTGCTTGATGCCGGGTTAGTGGCGGGCGATAAAGTGTCGATCATCGCTAAAAACTCGGCAGAGTGGTACATCTGTGATTTGGCTATCATGATGGCTGGGCTTATCAGCGTACCTATCTACCCAACGGCCAGTGCGGACAACATCAAGTATGTGATTGAGCACAGTGGTGTTAAAGCCATGTTCATTGGCAAACTCGATGATAGTAAAGAGCTTTGCCAAGCCTTACCCGATTCTTTAATCACCATCGCTATGCCGAGTGCCAAAGTTGATTGTCAGTTGGACTGGCATGCATGGTTGTCAAAACTAGAGCCGCTTGCAGAGGTCAACACGCCTGCGCTCAGCGATACTTTTTCTATCATCTACACTTCCGGCAGTACCGGCCTGGCAAAAGGCGTTCTGCTCAGTTATTTAAATGTGGCATCCTCTGCCATTTCTGGCAGTGAAATCTTTTTCCAGTCAGAGGCGACACGTGTGATGTCTTATTTACCTCTAGCGCACATCACAGAAACGCTGCGTGGTTGA